The following coding sequences are from one Melanotaenia boesemani isolate fMelBoe1 chromosome 17, fMelBoe1.pri, whole genome shotgun sequence window:
- the kiaa1522 gene encoding uncharacterized protein KIAA1522 homolog isoform X2: MSRRRSTGDLVPRDITEILAKEARAHRGQRNPGSSLGQAFNWLRRSRRKKSIVNGVNRTLGGVADAKLGLQNHDAAKAGPKGNEDHKRLAVHYTASQHYQENVFIEGSRPQYLEDLHTEAQEGLKIQQQEEHKNGVNLPDDETIDSTDTLHPEQDISSKDRGSSPKSRSTIGNTDTTLLVGDRPVLTRQGSTFKPLNPVKRLDRSRKRGRRTTIMGIPNQVQKELALHRSSTCQPLVSAQLNDHKEHGGDSQSGVVIIPTVDGGTPVANREGARVHLSELEVFRDEKLVRKHLQLQSAYYEEQSISSHLCPTSNLRPKSLAVPGMTTSFSISPSVFNFLQEPQGPVMSISPQASYLSTIIPNAVLPASVEVIEIDRSASRTRGSSISHSSTVRTVSKSSLTSGDSSISPLLSRRSDGDGSQTKSDPSLVPSSATGSNWSESQSSKTIISNSSPASAKREDHNVQDCQAEQPGEELDHSSLHSSASVISSKGENPPEAKFECSATESTAADEQAKIKHNCTRNLSIVKTKQPPPPPRRTNSLHGNKIRGDFRVVVDIKDNCDSASEEGKTSTENIVAEDGTKLVATNTSLILTPASNSSSSGSPASSNPADGATEPPPESQTSSPQKTLPEGGKFERTMSPSSGYSSQSGTPTLSPKEISPTSPDKPKKKPVKPERSVSRASSSAASPSSSLTSLSSGTSELANPDASTSNPTLSPQGSSAATKELMLNSNPSSISTEVREFLNIPPPPKIKAPCPPPPETWAHNKRTVELLCGPCPNICKVTQKPAQIQNITDNQTETQTEKQIIAENLTDTEISVSEISESEAKSEALSAQGGDPEQEVRQEAQGKDKANVDAEREQSGTFVESQENQKKYPPPVMKKPTTLLHRRETEQPIETQQRKISISTPTELHLPAEDSPSQNALIIVIDKAENEMERDEVPSIQTLSIDVPKISKISPPPTPPPAYQPTPPLLRKTSSSPVSTPPNEFQRVQEEFHVVETCWPPPPPPLVGESVFDGSDEVDFPPPPPVFITDSMTDEMDSCVTDLKLTEGQTEQNQDLTAAIPQSAVSHIKPVVDVLDLKADTADEASCQFVQTISSVPERLSPLLVETSSVSPVTRAESPVSVAAVAPPSSLLKRNSLKIEDQCLCAPPAPTVPAATPPPTENLTHGVNFRRQPSVVYRDARSKELLSRHKSTPIPKEDANIPLVTPSLLQMVRLRSVSMTEDQMKASFEDKSTNEGSPVPETYSTSTQGPQSVPQKPIRKSLSLKSSPQIVKTSSLTMSSPSMRLQEAIRMKTAAMSSRDALPSRIGVRSPTYSCIGEPQSLKLVEGCDVHKSPASTASFIFSRSTKKVVIETASYPEAQASLKQSLAAELMQVSDQANAARAACSNGGMKFDKVPPPVAKKPASGSMSPSHNSYSCSAKIQLGLEGNGAQHASRVALPETTTRITADTIETLF; the protein is encoded by the exons CTGGCCCAAAGGGGAATGAAGACCATAAGAGGTTGGCAGTCCACTACACGGCCTCACAGCACTACCAGGAGAATGTTTTCATTGAGGGAAGCAGGCCTCAGTACCTGGAAGATCTGCACACTGAAGCTCAGGAGGGACTCAAGATACAACAGCAGGAAG AGCACAAGAACGGAGTCAACCTTCCTGATGATGAAACTATTGAT TCCACAGACACTCTCCATCCGGAGCAGGATATCAGCTCCAAGGACAGAGGCAGCTCTCCGAAGTCGAGGTCCACCATCGGGAATACTGATACCACACTCTTGGTCGGTGACCGTCCTGTACTTACCCGCCAAG GTTCTACATTCAAGCCTCTGAATCCAGTGAAAAGATTAGATCGGAGCAGGAAGAGGGGCAGGAGAACCACCATCATGGGTATTCCCAACCAGGTCCAGAAAGAGCTCG CTCTGCACAGAAGTTCCACGTGTCAGCCGCTTGTTTCTGCTCAGCTAAATGACCACAAAGAGCATGGCGGTGACAGCCAATCAGGTGTTGTTATTATCCCAACAGTAGATGGAGGGACTCCAGTAGCCAATAGGGAGGGAGCAAGGGTGCATCTTTCAGAACTGGAG GTGTTTAGAGATGAAAAGCTGGTGAGGAAACACCTCCAGCTCCAGTCGGCATACTATGAAGAGCAGTCCATCAGCTCCCATCTTTGCCCCACATCCAACTTGAGACCCAAATCTCTTGCAGTCCCTGGTATGACCACTTCCTTTTCAATCTCTCCCTCAGTGTTTAACTTCCTGCAGGAGCCTCAG GGTCCTGTGATGTCAATCTCTCCTCAGGCCTCTTACCTGTCTACGATTATACCAAATGCTGTCCTTCCAGCCTCGGTTGAAGTAATCGAGATCGACCGCAGCGCCAGCCGGACTCGTGGCAGCAGCATTAGTCACAGCAGCACTGTTCGCACTGTAAGCAAAAGCAGCCTGACATCTGGGGACTCATCAATCAGCCCTTTGTTGTCCAGAAGATCAGATGGCGACGGCTCCCAGACTAAAAGCGACCCCTCACTGGTGCCCTCGTCAGCCACAGGTTCAAACTGGAGCGAGTCTCAGTCCTCAAAGACAATTATTTCAAATTCCTCACCTGCATCAGCCAAGAGAGAAGATCATAATGTGCAGGATTGCCAGGCAGAGCAGCCTGGTGAGGAGCTAGACCATAGCAGTCTCCACAGCTCAGCCAGTGTGATCAGCAGTAAAGGGGAGAATCCTCCAGAAGCAAAGTTCGAGTGCAGTGCAACAGAATCGACAGCTGCTGACGAACAAgcaaaaatcaaacacaactgCACCCGAAATCTTTCCATTGTGAAGACCAAGcagcctcctccacctccacgaAGAACAAACTCTCTACATGGTAATAAAATTAGAGGTGACTTCAGGGTTGTGGTTGATATTAAAGATAATTGTGACTCTGCTTCGGAGGAAGGGAAAACTTCCACAGAAAACATTGTAGCAGAGGATGGGACAAAGCTGGTTGCTACAAATACAAGTTTGATCCTAACACCTGCATCAAACTCCAGCTCCTCAGGCTCACCGGCCTCTTCTAACCCGGCTGATGGGGCAACAGAGCCACCACCAGAATCCCAAACCTCCTCCCCACAGAAAACTCTCCCTGAAGGGGGGAAATTTGAAAGGACAATGTCCCCTTCCAGTGGCTACTCAAGTCAGAGTGGCACTCCAACGCTTTCCCCAAAAGAGATCTCCCCGACCTCCCCAGACAAACCGAAGAAGAAACCAGTCAAACCAGAAAGATCAGTTTCTAGGGCCTCATCCTCAGCAGCCTCTCCTTCTTCCTCACTCACCTCTTTATCATCAGGTACATCTGAGCTCGCCAATCCAGACGCTTCCACAAGCAACCCAACTCTGTCTCCGCAGGGTTCTTCAGCAGCTACAAAAGAACTCATGCTGAACAGCAATCCTTCAAGTATTAGCACGGAAGTCAGGGAGTTCTTGAACATCCCACCACCTCCTAAAATCAAAGCTCCATGCCCTCCACCTCCAGAGACATGGGCTCACAACAAGCGAACAGTTGAGCTTCTTTGTGGACCATGTCCTAATATTTGCAAAGTCACCCAGAAACCAGCACAGATTCAGAATATTACTGATAATCAGACAGAAACCCAAACAGAGAAGCAAATTATAGCTGAAAACCTGACAGATACTGAGATATCGGTCTCAGAAATATCAGAAAGTGAAGCAAAGTCCGAAGCATTATCAGCTCAAGGTGGTGACCCAGAGCAGGAGGTTAGGCAAGAAGCCCAAGGCAAGGACAAGGCTAACGTAGATGCTGAGAGAGAACAGAGTGGTACATTTGTGGAAAGCCaagaaaatcaaaagaaatATCCACCACCGGTCATGAAGAAACCCACAACATTGCTTCACAGAAGGGAAACAGAGCAGCCGATCGAGACACAACAAAGGAAAATAAGCATCAGCACCCCAACAGAGCTTCATCTACCTGCTGAGgacagtccatcacagaacgCTCTAATAATTGTCATCGATAAGGCCGAGAATGAGATGGAAAGAGATGAAGTCCCATCCATACAGACGCTTTCTATAGATGTCCCCAAGATTAGTAAGATCTCCCCGCCTCCTACCCCTCCACCAGCTTACCAACCTACCCCTCCTCTGTTGAGGAAAACATCTTCCTCCCCAGTATCTACACCACCAAATGAATTCCAAAGGGTTCAGGAGGAGTTCCATGTTGTGGAGACTTGCTGGCCACCTCCTCCGCCTCCTTTGGTAGGGGAGTCTGTCTTTGATGGAAGTGATGAGGTGGattttcctccacctcctccagtCTTTATAACAGACAGTATGACGGATGAAATGGACAGCTGTGTCACAGATCTGAAGCTGACGGAGGGGCAGACTGAACAAAATCAAGATTTAACCGCAGCTATTCCGCAATCCGCTGTGTCCCACATCAAACCAGTGGTTGATGTTCTTGATCTGAAAGCTGATACTGCTGATGAGGCTTCCTGCCAATTTGTGCAGACGATTTCATCCGTTCCAGAAAGACTCTCACCTCTTCTGGTGGAAACATCTTCTGTATCTCCTGTTACGCGGGCAGAGAGCCCAGTTTCAGTCGCAGCTGTGGCTCCTCCCAGCAGTTTACTGAAGCGAAACTCTCTGAAAATTGAGGATCAGTGTCTCTGTGCTCCTCCGGCTCCAACTGTACCAGCAGCAACCCCTCCACCAACAGAGAATTTAACCCATGGGGTTAATTTCAGAAGGCAACCCAGTGTTGTGTACAGAGACGCCAGAAGCAAGGAGCTCCTCTCCCGCCACAAAAGCACACCGATTCCTAAAGAGGACGCCAACATACCCCTTGTAACCCCCTCTCTGCTTCAGATGGTTCGCCTCAGGTCAGTCAGCATGACTGAAGATCAAATGAAAGCTTCATTTGAGGACAAATCCACAAATGAGGGATCTCCAGTTCCGGAGACTTATTCCACCTCAACCCAAGGACCTCAAAGCGTTCCTCAAAAGCCCATTCGCAAGTCTTTATCACTGAAATCTTCTCCTCAGATTGTAAAAACATCCTCTTTGACAATGAGCTCTCCGTCAATGCGTCTACAGGAAGCCATACGTATGAAAACTGCAGCTATGTCTTCAAGAGACGCTCTTCCTTCCAGAATAGGTGTTCGATCACCAACCTACAGCTGCATCGGAGAGCCTCAGTCTCTAAAGTTGGTCGAAGGATGCGATGTGCACAAGTCTCCAGCCTCTACCGccagttttatcttctccaGGAGCACAAAGAAGGTGGTCATAGAGACCGCCTCCTACCCAGAGGCCCAGGCAAGCCTGAAGCAAAGCCTGGCGGCCGAGCTCATGCAGGTATCTGACCAGGCAAACGCTGCCCGTGCTGCTTGCTCAAATGGCGGGATGAAGTTTGACAAAGTTCCTCCACCGGTAGCGAAGAAGCCAGCCTCCGGCAGCATGAGCCCCTCACATAATTCTTACAGCTGCTCAGCAAAGATACAGCTTGGCTTGGAAGGAAACGGAGCTCAACATGCGAGCAGAGTGGCGCTGCCTGAGACAA CTACGAGAATCACGGCAGACACAATTGAAACACTGTTTTGA